The following coding sequences lie in one Symbiobacterium terraclitae genomic window:
- the rsmI gene encoding 16S rRNA (cytidine(1402)-2'-O)-methyltransferase yields MGTLYIVGTPIGNLEDITQRALRTLREVAVIACEDTRETRKLLHHFQIDTPVTSYHEHNKRSAGPRLIQRLLYGEDVALVSDAGMPAISDPGEELVASAIEAGIPVVPIPGPTAFVTALVASGLPARRFVFEGFLPHKGKERRQALERLKGEMRTVLLYEAPHRLQETLADLRAALGDRRAAACRELTKLHEEYVRGTLSALIDHFAAHPPRGEFVLVVEGAEPAAPAERPEASSLARAVSELEAQGVDRKAAMKEVAQRLGVSRRAVYQALLEERGPD; encoded by the coding sequence TTGGGCACACTCTATATCGTCGGGACCCCCATCGGCAACCTCGAGGACATCACCCAGCGGGCGCTGCGAACCCTGCGGGAGGTTGCCGTGATCGCGTGCGAGGACACCCGTGAGACGCGCAAGCTTCTGCACCACTTCCAGATCGACACGCCGGTCACCAGCTACCACGAGCACAACAAGCGCTCCGCCGGGCCCCGGCTGATCCAGCGCCTCCTTTACGGCGAGGACGTGGCGCTGGTCAGCGACGCGGGGATGCCCGCCATATCCGACCCGGGCGAGGAGCTGGTGGCGAGCGCCATCGAGGCGGGGATCCCCGTGGTGCCCATCCCGGGGCCGACCGCCTTCGTGACGGCCCTGGTGGCCTCCGGCCTGCCGGCGCGGCGCTTTGTGTTCGAGGGGTTCCTGCCGCACAAGGGCAAGGAGCGGCGGCAGGCGCTGGAGCGGCTGAAGGGGGAAATGCGGACCGTGCTCCTCTACGAGGCGCCCCACCGGCTGCAGGAGACGCTGGCCGACCTGCGCGCGGCGCTGGGGGACCGTAGGGCCGCCGCCTGCCGGGAGCTGACGAAGCTGCACGAGGAGTACGTGCGGGGCACGCTCTCTGCGTTGATCGACCACTTTGCGGCGCATCCGCCCCGGGGCGAGTTCGTGCTGGTCGTCGAGGGTGCGGAGCCCGCCGCCCCGGCGGAGAGGCCCGAAGCGTCCAGCCTGGCGCGCGCCGTGTCGGAGCTGGAGGCGCAGGGCGTCGACCGGAAGGCGGCCATGAAGGAGGTCGCCCAGCGGCTGGGGGTATCCCGGCGCGCGGTCTACCAGGCCCTGCTGGAGGAGCGCGGTCCGGATTAG